A window of Eubacteriaceae bacterium ES3 contains these coding sequences:
- a CDS encoding EAL domain-containing protein produces MKKKILKNFLIIFFPILIIGLGIIIGNLSREKAYTIEAISSETLLKAENTSILIEKYMTEIIENLSVIRDANEMNNYANNLTDSDFKELNAMFGRVMNNKPDYDKIRFIDENGFELISVVRNGSGNENISLLDQSDSEYFKASKELKKNQIYISSIDQVTAVDDGSKLDVLRFAVPIYNQINQFKGILIIDYNASFLRDLIINQNGTINELPDQFIILTGSGEAIFNSEANQTDRSELEQISEIQTQIANSTSGMIENSKELITYYDVLNTFKQVYPDYQDNWLLLHIVDTSELLSVNAFLSEAAKPKNIISLFVTLALCLGMGFALEKIRQKDNQLKITMKIAASSNDAVIITDEKTVITYVNQAYETATGYTMSEVLGKKPSAYKSGKHSPQFYQAMWSQINATGHWEGMLWDRKKDGLLYPKKLHIIAVRGRDKGKAHHYIGIFTDLSSNKRKSDIFQALQFNEGQLVLPNENMMMELLEQSITGDNLNIMVMNIAIENYNQLISSFEGTNFNSSDVFISLIRPLIHDDDFVAQTGRNLFVVMVNLNNLGIRSERFAQKLYNEITRVMNVSGRDLFFKIRIGISYWPEDTNDLKKLLLNSMIALDWSQKNLDSEIVFFKEEMTHKLNQDNTIEGYLRKAIELNEFYLVYQPQIEIRTGDLIGMEALLRWNCEAMGEISPAVFIPIAEKSNLIVEIGNWVIENVCKDLVKINETCPNIKTTLRCAINISAIQMEENGFLTHLLSILNENHIDHSQIEVEITESILLRNHNKHVETLNKIRDLGIKISIDDFGTGYSSLSYLNALPVDKIKIDRSFIKNYPETDDGTLIEILVDMSKKLNKTVLTEGAETIDQVNYLEKIGCHFVQGYYYSKPLCLTDFIEYAEKMTVC; encoded by the coding sequence ATGAAAAAGAAGATACTTAAAAATTTTCTAATAATTTTTTTCCCAATTCTGATTATTGGTTTAGGGATAATTATTGGCAATCTATCACGGGAAAAAGCTTATACTATTGAAGCGATTTCTTCAGAAACATTACTGAAGGCTGAGAATACATCAATTCTTATTGAAAAATATATGACGGAGATTATTGAAAATTTAAGTGTAATTCGTGATGCGAATGAAATGAATAATTACGCAAACAATCTGACTGATTCGGATTTTAAAGAATTAAATGCTATGTTTGGCAGGGTAATGAACAATAAACCAGATTATGACAAGATACGTTTTATCGATGAAAATGGTTTTGAATTGATTTCTGTTGTTCGTAATGGATCTGGGAATGAAAATATTAGTCTTCTTGATCAGTCGGATAGTGAGTATTTTAAAGCCTCAAAAGAACTTAAAAAAAATCAGATTTATATTTCTTCTATCGATCAAGTAACTGCCGTTGATGATGGTTCTAAACTAGATGTTTTAAGATTTGCGGTACCTATTTACAATCAAATCAATCAGTTTAAAGGTATTCTAATTATTGATTATAATGCATCATTTCTGCGTGATTTAATTATAAATCAAAATGGCACAATAAATGAATTGCCTGATCAATTTATAATTTTAACTGGAAGCGGTGAGGCTATTTTCAACTCCGAAGCTAATCAAACAGATAGATCTGAATTAGAGCAAATAAGCGAAATTCAAACTCAAATAGCGAATAGTACTTCTGGTATGATAGAAAATAGCAAAGAGCTTATCACCTATTATGATGTACTTAACACTTTCAAACAGGTTTATCCTGATTATCAAGACAACTGGCTTCTACTGCATATTGTTGACACTTCTGAATTGCTTTCAGTCAATGCATTTTTGAGTGAAGCGGCAAAACCTAAGAATATTATAAGTTTATTCGTTACTCTGGCTTTATGTTTAGGTATGGGATTTGCTCTAGAGAAAATTAGACAGAAGGACAATCAACTTAAAATTACGATGAAAATTGCTGCATCAAGTAATGATGCTGTAATTATTACTGATGAGAAAACAGTAATTACTTATGTAAATCAAGCCTATGAAACTGCTACCGGTTATACGATGTCAGAAGTATTAGGAAAAAAACCCAGCGCTTATAAATCGGGAAAACATAGCCCCCAGTTTTATCAGGCTATGTGGAGTCAGATTAATGCGACGGGACATTGGGAAGGGATGCTGTGGGATCGAAAAAAGGATGGTTTGCTGTACCCCAAAAAATTGCATATTATTGCTGTAAGAGGTAGAGATAAAGGAAAGGCTCATCACTATATCGGAATTTTCACAGATCTTTCATCAAATAAGCGAAAGTCAGACATTTTTCAGGCCCTTCAATTTAACGAAGGACAACTTGTTTTGCCAAACGAGAATATGATGATGGAATTATTGGAACAGAGCATCACCGGTGATAATCTGAATATAATGGTGATGAATATTGCAATAGAAAACTATAATCAGCTGATTTCATCCTTCGAAGGAACCAACTTCAACAGTTCGGATGTTTTTATCAGCCTAATTAGACCACTCATTCACGATGATGATTTTGTTGCACAGACAGGTCGAAATCTTTTTGTTGTTATGGTTAATCTTAATAATTTGGGTATCCGCTCTGAGCGTTTTGCCCAAAAACTTTACAATGAAATCACCCGGGTAATGAATGTTTCCGGACGCGATCTGTTCTTTAAAATCCGTATTGGAATATCTTACTGGCCAGAAGATACAAATGATCTTAAAAAACTTTTGCTTAACTCAATGATTGCACTTGATTGGTCACAAAAAAATTTAGATTCTGAGATTGTGTTTTTTAAAGAAGAGATGACTCATAAACTAAATCAGGATAATACAATAGAAGGATATTTGCGAAAAGCTATCGAGTTGAATGAATTTTACTTGGTTTATCAGCCGCAAATTGAAATTAGAACTGGTGACCTAATTGGGATGGAAGCACTGCTTAGATGGAATTGTGAAGCAATGGGAGAAATCTCACCAGCTGTCTTTATTCCAATTGCAGAGAAAAGTAATCTGATTGTTGAAATTGGAAACTGGGTTATTGAGAATGTCTGCAAGGATTTGGTGAAAATTAATGAAACCTGTCCTAATATTAAAACTACACTTCGTTGCGCTATAAATATTTCAGCAATACAAATGGAAGAAAATGGATTTCTCACACATTTGTTGTCAATACTGAATGAAAATCATATCGATCACTCCCAAATTGAAGTAGAAATCACTGAAAGCATTTTACTGAGAAACCACAATAAACATGTAGAAACGCTGAATAAAATTAGGGATCTGGGAATTAAAATTTCGATTGATGACTTTGGAACAGGATATTCCTCGCTTTCATATTTGAACGCCCTGCCGGTAGATAAAATCAAAATTGATCGTAGCTTCATCAAAAACTATCCAGAAACTGACGACGGTACACTAATTGAAATTCTAGTCGATATGTCTAAAAAGCTTAATAAAACCGTTTTGACAGAGGGCGCTGAAACAATAGATCAGGTTAATTATCTTGAGAAAATTGGATGTCATTTTGTTCAGGGTTATTATTACAGTAAACCATTATGTTTAACAGACTTTATTGAATACGCTGAAAAAATGACAGTCTGTTAA
- a CDS encoding response regulator transcription factor: MRILLVEDEPGLSEALKSILIKENYAVDLALDGVTGLDCALTGIYDVIILDIMLPEMNGIEVLKVLRIEDIKTPIIMLTAKTELEDKIVGLDAGADDYLTKPFHSGELLARIRAILRRKKEVRSERLTFGDLVLRQDTRELFCLEDSVKLAQKEFLLLETLMLNARQVVTKEQIYDKVWGYDNESEYNNVEVYVSFVRKKMNFINSKVLIKVNRGLGYFLDVE; this comes from the coding sequence ATGCGAATTTTACTAGTTGAGGATGAACCAGGTTTATCAGAGGCTTTAAAAAGTATTTTAATAAAAGAAAATTACGCGGTTGATTTAGCACTAGATGGTGTTACCGGCCTTGATTGCGCGTTAACAGGGATTTATGATGTGATAATCCTAGATATCATGTTACCTGAAATGAATGGGATTGAGGTTTTAAAAGTCCTTCGTATAGAAGATATAAAAACGCCGATTATTATGTTAACTGCGAAAACAGAACTGGAAGATAAAATAGTTGGCCTTGATGCAGGAGCAGACGATTATTTAACAAAACCCTTTCACTCTGGAGAATTACTAGCTAGAATTCGGGCGATTTTGCGACGAAAAAAGGAAGTAAGATCAGAACGGTTGACTTTTGGAGATCTTGTTTTGCGTCAGGATACTAGAGAACTATTCTGCTTGGAAGATTCGGTAAAACTGGCACAGAAGGAATTTTTATTACTTGAAACATTAATGCTCAACGCTAGACAGGTGGTTACGAAAGAGCAGATTTATGATAAAGTATGGGGATACGATAATGAATCAGAATATAATAATGTGGAAGTATATGTTTCTTTTGTTAGAAAAAAGATGAACTTCATAAATTCGAAAGTTCTTATAAAAGTTAATCGAGGTCTCGGTTATTTTCTAGATGTTGAATAG
- a CDS encoding HD domain-containing protein, which translates to MQGINCEKKDNYSIKDVVHDYVNLLEIDVKIIDSIQFQRLKDVKQLTSETVYPSSNHTRFEHSLGVMELCRQAVKHLARNTEKIFLENVDWCELWINSGLAGLLHDIGHLPQSHLGESMYEITGDNQFNVVVKRIISAIEVFNQKYQTHNIFCSNDSLDQDMLSRLNKHQSLHEMISVVLILEVYSKLLIENDADIELIIRAILGYLYCDQSHWAKNVVINLLNSKTIDMDKLDYIMRDAYYTGVSIPPIDTKRLFKNMTIHHELKTITYKAGAISVIQNIIEARNNLYFFVYNHHVSIYTEFLSNYFLRTMNKAFLKCVLKDTWDNEDLCYSDFAVLDVNFYCSIDSIEKKYISDADLLHLMKKKYLALRERKGCVSCIHHECEIKQSKLFEIQTKIGQQIYERVYLKPVWKTIFEFNLFMNQNFADENIRNEVVNKICSDDYQFRAKLVEEMISNGGNEFIELDLTHGDLYIIPRSNRFYTMDNIKQIFIYVKSSAIMSKDEKDVYTNQLFTDVIPQRNFDDLYSRKHFYLYCTDEIRRNKNLFQQFINNFVQTAKRLVTDS; encoded by the coding sequence ATGCAAGGAATTAACTGTGAAAAAAAAGATAACTACTCAATTAAGGATGTCGTTCATGATTATGTCAATTTATTGGAAATTGATGTTAAAATCATCGATTCCATTCAGTTTCAGCGATTAAAAGATGTGAAACAATTGACTAGCGAAACAGTTTACCCCAGTTCAAATCATACCCGTTTTGAACACTCACTTGGGGTAATGGAATTATGCCGCCAGGCTGTCAAACATTTAGCCAGAAATACCGAAAAGATTTTCTTAGAGAATGTTGACTGGTGTGAATTGTGGATCAATTCAGGATTGGCAGGATTGCTACACGATATTGGACATTTGCCGCAATCTCATCTGGGGGAATCTATGTATGAGATCACTGGTGACAATCAATTTAATGTAGTTGTTAAGCGAATAATTTCTGCAATAGAGGTTTTCAATCAAAAATATCAAACTCATAATATATTCTGTTCTAATGATTCGTTGGATCAGGATATGCTCAGTAGACTGAATAAGCATCAATCATTGCATGAAATGATTTCTGTTGTCTTAATACTCGAAGTATACAGCAAGTTATTGATAGAAAATGATGCTGATATAGAATTGATCATACGGGCTATTTTGGGTTATTTATATTGTGATCAGAGCCATTGGGCAAAAAATGTTGTGATCAATCTTTTAAACTCAAAGACAATTGATATGGATAAACTTGATTATATAATGCGCGATGCTTACTATACAGGCGTAAGTATACCACCTATTGACACAAAAAGACTTTTTAAAAATATGACGATTCATCATGAATTAAAGACTATTACATATAAAGCCGGTGCAATTTCAGTAATTCAGAATATTATTGAAGCCAGAAATAATCTTTATTTTTTTGTTTACAATCATCATGTTTCTATTTATACAGAGTTTTTATCAAATTATTTTTTGAGAACCATGAATAAAGCTTTTTTAAAATGTGTATTAAAAGATACCTGGGACAATGAAGACTTATGTTACAGTGATTTTGCAGTTCTAGATGTAAATTTTTATTGCTCTATTGACTCTATTGAGAAAAAATACATATCAGATGCTGATTTATTACATTTAATGAAGAAAAAATATCTGGCTCTAAGAGAACGAAAAGGATGTGTTTCATGTATACATCATGAATGTGAAATTAAGCAGTCAAAGCTATTTGAAATTCAAACTAAAATTGGTCAGCAGATTTATGAGCGGGTTTATCTTAAACCGGTATGGAAGACAATTTTTGAATTTAATCTGTTTATGAATCAAAATTTTGCGGATGAGAATATCAGAAATGAAGTTGTTAATAAGATCTGTTCAGACGATTACCAATTTCGTGCAAAATTGGTTGAAGAAATGATTTCTAATGGCGGAAATGAATTCATTGAGCTAGATCTGACCCATGGAGACTTGTATATTATTCCACGATCAAACCGTTTCTATACGATGGATAATATTAAGCAGATTTTTATTTATGTTAAGTCTAGTGCAATCATGAGTAAAGATGAAAAGGATGTTTACACTAACCAATTGTTTACTGATGTAATTCCGCAAAGAAATTTTGATGACTTGTATTCACGAAAACATTTCTATTTATATTGTACAGATGAAATTAGGCGTAATAAAAATTTATTTCAACAATTCATTAATAATTTTGTTCAAACAGCAAAACGATTAGTGACAGACAGCTGA
- a CDS encoding HAMP domain-containing sensor histidine kinase, translating to MNLLKTLISNEGVLKTDINQTDKMPFLYPRNDFEFQQFITVKTDKNRNIIEIIGTQGSSELTDDWTEVVKGILSVGADNGIWDGYRYLFVPDQEGYILAVVDQRISNAMNRRTLITSLIIGGLGLLVFLFIAIFLSSLLVKPVEEAFDKQKQFISDASHELKTPISVIAINADVLESEIGQNSYLSFIQSESCRMEYLVNDLLILARMDSTKSCCQFNTLDLSQIIEGVVLTFESCAYEAHKGLQSEIQKNINFKGDSEKIKQLMSILLDNAIKYANDGGMIKVILEMKNEHRRLAVYNTGQGICESEKEKIFQRFYRVDASRSKQTGGYGLGLAIAKSIVEAHEGKIWVEGEAGSWICFEMLF from the coding sequence TTGAATTTACTAAAAACGCTTATCAGTAATGAAGGTGTGCTGAAGACAGATATCAACCAAACAGATAAGATGCCATTTTTATATCCACGTAATGATTTTGAATTTCAACAGTTTATTACAGTAAAAACTGATAAAAATCGAAATATTATAGAAATAATTGGTACTCAGGGATCTTCTGAATTGACTGATGATTGGACTGAGGTTGTTAAAGGGATTCTCAGTGTAGGTGCAGATAATGGAATCTGGGATGGGTATCGGTATCTTTTTGTTCCAGACCAAGAAGGATATATTTTAGCCGTTGTTGACCAACGCATATCTAATGCAATGAATCGCAGGACGCTAATTACTTCGCTTATTATTGGTGGTTTAGGACTTTTAGTTTTCCTTTTTATTGCTATTTTCCTTTCCAGTCTTTTAGTTAAACCTGTTGAGGAGGCGTTTGACAAGCAGAAACAATTTATTTCAGATGCTAGTCATGAGCTTAAGACGCCAATATCAGTGATTGCAATTAATGCAGATGTTCTTGAAAGTGAAATTGGACAAAATTCTTATTTATCATTTATACAGTCTGAATCCTGTAGAATGGAATACCTGGTAAATGATCTTTTAATTTTGGCCAGAATGGATAGTACAAAATCCTGTTGTCAATTTAATACTCTTGATCTAAGTCAGATTATAGAAGGAGTGGTACTGACATTTGAAAGTTGTGCGTATGAAGCGCATAAAGGACTTCAATCTGAAATTCAGAAGAATATCAATTTCAAAGGGGATTCAGAAAAAATTAAACAGTTAATGTCTATATTATTAGATAATGCTATCAAGTATGCAAACGATGGTGGTATGATCAAGGTTATTCTAGAGATGAAAAATGAACATAGAAGACTTGCGGTTTATAATACAGGACAAGGCATTTGTGAATCTGAAAAAGAAAAAATATTTCAAAGATTTTATCGTGTAGATGCTTCTCGTTCAAAACAGACCGGTGGTTATGGTTTAGGCCTGGCGATTGCTAAATCAATAGTTGAAGCACATGAAGGAAAGATTTGGGTTGAGGGTGAAGCAGGTAGTTGGATCTGTTTTGAAATGCTCTTTTAG
- a CDS encoding IS256 family transposase: MAQLNITLDTELLHGLFTKDSRDEAFSKLLETILNQVLVAQSAEQLGAERYERCEDRTAYRNGFRDRELTTRIGGITLRIPRHRNGEFSTTMFQRYQRSEQALMLAMIEMVINGVSTRKIENITEELCGQSFSKSTVSKLCENLDPVVNGFRNRTLEKHYPFIIVDALYLKVREDSRVRSKGLLVATAVNENGNREVIGFQLNDTETESSWGDFFQNLKERGLTAVDLIVSDNHKGLVNAIKKHFQGSTWQRCQTHFSRNVLDKTPKNQQSELKSYLKRIYNAVNIEDARNLLKDTLRHFESKAPKAIEILEEGFDDVMAVMSLPEKYRKRLRTTNSIERLNEEIRRRDRVIRIYPNEKSVIRLLGALLMEQDEKWSSGRKYLDMQDYYEFLKEQTAAVSSAA, from the coding sequence ATGGCTCAATTAAATATTACACTGGACACAGAACTTTTGCACGGACTTTTTACAAAAGATTCCCGGGATGAGGCTTTTTCAAAGCTTCTGGAAACAATTCTTAACCAGGTGCTTGTAGCGCAATCGGCTGAGCAACTTGGTGCTGAACGCTATGAGCGATGCGAGGATCGGACAGCTTACCGTAACGGTTTTAGGGATCGTGAATTAACAACGCGAATCGGTGGTATCACCCTGCGGATCCCTCGTCATCGTAACGGCGAATTCAGCACGACGATGTTTCAGCGCTACCAGCGGAGCGAGCAGGCTCTGATGCTGGCAATGATCGAAATGGTCATTAATGGGGTTTCAACCCGCAAAATCGAAAACATTACAGAAGAACTTTGTGGCCAGAGCTTTTCAAAATCAACAGTTTCAAAGCTGTGTGAAAATCTGGATCCGGTAGTAAACGGTTTTCGTAACCGAACGCTTGAAAAGCATTATCCATTTATAATTGTGGATGCTTTATATCTCAAAGTTCGCGAAGACAGCAGAGTCCGGTCAAAAGGTCTATTGGTAGCAACCGCAGTCAACGAAAATGGCAATCGTGAAGTAATTGGTTTTCAGCTGAATGATACCGAAACAGAATCAAGCTGGGGAGATTTTTTTCAAAATCTCAAAGAGCGTGGTCTGACAGCCGTTGATCTGATAGTATCCGATAATCACAAAGGACTTGTAAATGCGATTAAAAAACATTTTCAGGGATCCACCTGGCAGAGATGCCAGACACATTTCTCAAGAAATGTACTGGATAAAACGCCCAAAAATCAGCAGTCCGAATTGAAATCCTATCTGAAACGCATCTACAATGCAGTAAATATTGAAGATGCCCGCAACCTGCTGAAAGACACACTGAGACATTTTGAATCCAAAGCACCAAAAGCGATTGAAATACTCGAAGAAGGTTTTGATGATGTGATGGCTGTAATGAGTCTTCCTGAGAAATACCGGAAAAGACTGCGCACAACCAACAGTATCGAACGACTCAACGAGGAAATCAGGCGTCGTGATCGCGTGATCCGCATTTATCCCAACGAAAAATCGGTTATCCGTTTACTGGGTGCGCTGCTTATGGAACAGGATGAAAAATGGTCTTCCGGCAGAAAATATCTGGATATGCAGGATTACTATGAATTTTTAAAAGAACAGACGGCTGCTGTTTCATCAGCAGCCTAG
- a CDS encoding ATP-binding protein, whose product MNHLISNLILYTNEMKDDNTKNLLYEMSTFFNRLACNNEKKADLTIEAFRLIKKLLEVSTDFGFDENLWQCYLTYYIMMNENPFSLTCEKVGKSEGSVNHFAQNDFEIFYKLYNFDFSKVEETLGIDCFSSVSSYQAIKKPEFSYNQNVSKLVMNLYKQLKAAQNGREFFDLMTQFHQDYGVGKFAVNKAFRINNSKTGGLVEFIPINNLDRVMLDDLIGYDLQKKKLIENTSAFVKGYRANNVLLFGDSGTGKSTSIKAIVNEFYDQGLRMIEIYKHQFENLSDIIAEIKNRNYRFIIFMDDLSFEEFEIEYKFLKAIIEGGIETKPDNILIYATSNRRHLIKETWNDRNDMENSQDLHRSDTMQEKLSLVNRFGVSIFYERPSQIEYFHIVEELAKSEKIDIDIETLKAEANIWEMHHGGISGRTAQQFINHLSSLQQLNKN is encoded by the coding sequence ATGAATCATTTAATTTCAAATTTAATACTTTATACTAACGAAATGAAAGATGATAACACGAAAAATCTGTTATATGAAATGAGCACTTTTTTTAATCGTCTTGCCTGTAACAATGAAAAGAAAGCCGATCTTACCATTGAAGCATTCAGATTGATTAAAAAACTGCTGGAAGTTTCAACTGATTTCGGATTTGATGAAAATCTATGGCAGTGTTATTTAACCTACTATATTATGATGAATGAAAATCCTTTTAGCCTGACCTGTGAGAAAGTCGGAAAAAGTGAAGGTAGTGTTAATCATTTTGCGCAGAATGATTTTGAAATATTCTACAAACTCTATAATTTTGATTTTTCAAAAGTTGAAGAAACTTTGGGGATTGATTGTTTTTCGAGTGTAAGCAGTTATCAGGCGATTAAAAAACCAGAATTCTCTTACAATCAAAATGTAAGTAAGCTGGTTATGAATCTTTACAAGCAGCTTAAAGCTGCTCAAAATGGACGTGAATTTTTTGATTTGATGACACAGTTCCATCAGGATTATGGGGTCGGAAAATTTGCTGTAAATAAAGCTTTCAGAATAAATAATTCTAAAACTGGAGGTTTAGTGGAATTCATACCTATAAATAATCTGGATAGAGTTATGCTTGATGATCTAATTGGATATGATCTACAAAAGAAGAAATTAATTGAAAATACGAGCGCTTTTGTAAAGGGATACCGCGCCAATAATGTACTGCTTTTTGGCGATAGTGGGACAGGAAAATCCACAAGTATTAAAGCAATTGTAAATGAATTCTACGATCAGGGTTTAAGAATGATTGAGATATATAAACATCAATTCGAAAATCTTTCAGACATAATAGCCGAAATAAAAAACCGAAATTACCGTTTTATTATTTTTATGGACGACCTGTCTTTTGAAGAATTTGAGATTGAATATAAATTCTTAAAAGCGATAATTGAAGGTGGGATTGAAACAAAACCCGATAACATCCTGATTTATGCTACATCGAATCGACGGCATCTGATTAAAGAAACATGGAATGACCGAAATGATATGGAAAATTCTCAGGATTTACACCGTTCAGATACAATGCAGGAAAAACTGTCTTTAGTAAATCGTTTTGGTGTCAGCATTTTTTATGAGAGACCAAGTCAGATTGAATACTTTCATATTGTTGAAGAGCTTGCAAAATCAGAAAAAATTGATATCGATATAGAAACTTTAAAAGCAGAAGCTAATATTTGGGAAATGCATCACGGAGGAATATCTGGACGTACAGCACAGCAGTTTATAAATCATCTTTCGTCATTACAGCAATTAAATAAAAACTGA
- a CDS encoding cation:dicarboxylase symporter family transporter, protein MKSSSFPLSLSSIKETNEMVNEILTKYKCSRNDNIKAQLFVEEAIVFWERYKHTNDQFEVSITKRFKTITLTLNFCGESLNPLMANDTYPNQDDYDALSQSILIGLSSVTYSYENGCNKIAYTIKQKPINPAVSTATALVAGVVLGLMLLNISPDLSNSIGTKILTPISSTFFSFLNAIVIPVLFFSAIGSIFNMENLSQMKRIFRLLIYWCVTMLVVAALFTLLAANIFLVSDESSLVSGSNADLWNQIGTMLFGIIPTNIFQPFLDGNTLQIMFLAILAGIVMLTLKGRFPMLSKFIMEGNLIFSTILDGVCSLMPVIVFISILNMVLSGAASELLGAVSLLVLIIGVLAAMLIFGLLSVLLLEKINPITYLKTVFPFVLIAFSTASSSATFASHSMIATMKQDIRDYVVRFSIPVGVLFNKQGAIAMLLLTSLFIGKLYGITFTMASLIPVVFLCMILSVAVPPSPGMGAFLFTVVFNMLGIPLDGLALAVTVSIFIDYPETAGNILVTNIGMLHTEYFLSKKD, encoded by the coding sequence ATGAAATCAAGTTCATTCCCGTTAAGCCTCTCAAGCATTAAAGAGACAAATGAGATGGTTAATGAAATTCTGACAAAATATAAATGTAGTCGAAATGATAATATAAAGGCGCAATTATTTGTGGAAGAAGCAATTGTCTTTTGGGAAAGATACAAACACACAAATGATCAATTTGAAGTCAGTATTACAAAACGTTTTAAGACGATTACGCTAACACTTAATTTTTGTGGTGAATCATTAAATCCATTGATGGCAAATGATACATATCCAAATCAGGATGATTATGATGCTTTGAGTCAGAGTATCTTAATTGGCTTGTCGTCAGTTACTTATTCTTACGAAAATGGTTGCAATAAAATTGCGTATACAATTAAGCAAAAACCGATTAATCCAGCAGTTTCTACTGCTACTGCTCTTGTTGCAGGAGTAGTTTTAGGGTTAATGTTATTAAATATTTCTCCAGATCTCAGTAATTCAATCGGAACAAAAATCTTGACGCCCATTAGTTCTACATTTTTTAGTTTTTTGAATGCGATCGTGATACCGGTGTTATTTTTTTCAGCTATTGGCAGTATATTTAATATGGAGAATTTATCACAGATGAAGCGTATCTTTCGATTGCTTATTTATTGGTGTGTAACGATGCTTGTGGTTGCAGCGCTCTTTACACTGCTGGCAGCGAATATTTTTCTGGTCAGTGATGAGTCATCTCTGGTTTCAGGATCCAATGCAGATTTGTGGAATCAAATTGGTACGATGTTGTTTGGAATTATTCCAACAAATATATTCCAGCCTTTTTTGGATGGGAATACTTTACAAATTATGTTTTTAGCTATTTTGGCAGGAATTGTAATGCTCACTTTAAAAGGAAGGTTTCCGATGCTTTCAAAATTTATTATGGAAGGAAATCTAATATTTTCAACTATTTTAGACGGAGTTTGTTCATTAATGCCAGTGATTGTTTTTATCAGTATTTTAAATATGGTGCTTTCTGGTGCTGCCAGTGAATTATTAGGAGCAGTCAGTTTACTTGTTCTAATTATTGGCGTGTTGGCTGCGATGCTAATATTTGGTTTATTATCTGTACTTCTGCTGGAAAAAATTAATCCTATAACATATCTTAAAACCGTCTTTCCTTTTGTGTTGATCGCATTTTCTACTGCCAGCTCCAGTGCGACATTCGCCAGTCATTCGATGATTGCCACAATGAAACAGGATATTCGTGATTACGTAGTACGCTTCTCAATTCCGGTTGGAGTGCTTTTCAATAAACAAGGTGCCATAGCGATGCTTCTATTAACATCTCTTTTTATTGGGAAGCTTTATGGTATAACTTTTACAATGGCCAGTTTAATACCGGTTGTATTTCTTTGTATGATATTATCTGTAGCAGTTCCGCCATCTCCTGGTATGGGAGCGTTTTTATTTACAGTAGTCTTTAATATGTTGGGAATTCCGCTGGATGGGCTTGCCCTGGCGGTGACAGTATCAATTTTTATTGATTATCCGGAAACTGCTGGTAATATATTGGTTACAAATATTGGAATGTTACACACTGAGTATTTTTTATCAAAAAAAGATTGA